The window CAGTACCAATGGCTCAGACACTGTACCCCTGAAGCATGGCTGGAAAGTTGGGGACAGCTGTTTGGCTGTTTGGAATCAGGACGGACAGTGAGTATCACCAGCCTCTTctcacaaaaataatatattctaCTGTATGCCTTCTAGCACTACCATTTgagtttttcagttttatttgagTATTGGTTAAATGTATAAGGTTTTGGTCATTCAAATGTTCCTATTTGACCTACTAGGAACAACTTTTCACCACAAAGGCATGAATTTAAGTAGAGCACAATTTAGCCTGAGATTGGCTAGGATTTTTTTCAATCCCAAGctgtaaatgttatatatttgcCCTAGACAATAAGGCCTACAACATACTCTAGGAATGAAGTCTGcttaaaggagaaaaagacTTGCAGCATGTGTTTTTGCCCCTCAATGCATTGCCCAAAACAAGTGCAAAGACAAGCAGCTGTCATTTTAGTttgataaatgtttatatttaaggCGAGCTAAAGTCCGGAATATGAGAAATGTGTATATACCTGTGGTAAATTGTTCTAGAAAGAATATCCAATAGTCACATGTTGCACAGTTTCAGTTATCATGAGTATGATATATTGGTTTAAACATTGCTTGTTAAGTAGAGCTTGAGTATTTTGCTCATACTCACCTGCTTACAGACGTGATTCTTTGACAGGGTGTATGAGGCTGAGATTGAGGAGATAGACCGGGAGAACGGCACTGCAGCCGTGACCTTCGCTGGCTACGGGAATGCCGAAGTGATTCCTCTGCAGAACCTCAAAGCAGTAGAGGAGGGGAAACGTTCCAACGAGGATGGGAGTCTCAAGCCAAAATCAAAGTATGAACCAAACACTTGTGTGTCTCACTCACTTCATGTGCATACATAAACCTTTGCTTTCATCCTgcttattaaacattaaaggaaACTATAGAGCTTCACATTATACTGTACAGTCACccttttaaaattgtaattcaAGAAAATGAGCACCCTAGCGTGGAGTGTTATTCAGTAAACTCTTTACTGGGCCGTCTACAGATTGCCATGTAATGATGTGGGTTCAGTTTTATGTTCAAGATGTAGCTGCACAGTAGATGATTGGCAGTTTTCCCTTTCATATAAACATATGAAAAATCTCCAGGCCTGGATCAAATAAATCACATGCTGATTTTTGATTGTTGGATAAACTTGATATTTTAGCAGTAAATCATTAATGGGATTCTGGAAACAGCTCTTTAACCATCCGCCAAAATCTGTTTCATATTCTGTGAACTTTGGGTTGACAATTTCGCAACACAGCTTCAGAATTGTGCAAACGTCTTTAACAACTAGCTTTGTTAACCATTGCTTCCCCTAGAATCCCAAAGATACATTTGGTTTACTTTTCGtcttgtctgatttttaaatatGGGCACTCTGTTTCATCTTTCTACACAAAGAAAGACAATTTATATGCATATACTAAGTGATGAAACCCCTCGTGTGTGCTCTTTTAGCATAGGTCTCAACAACAGTAACAGTTAACATTCAGTAGTTCAGTGTACAGAACTATAGCTGCATATATTTTGTTCATGGTTATTTGGTGCCAATAACCAGTTTTCATCCGTTATACTGTATGTTGGACTCACTAAggttattatttcatatttgttgtaTCATGTTTTGTCATTGTATTTGAACATCGTATACAGGATTTATATACGTTTCTccttgtctgtctttctttctagGAAAGAGCAGATAGCCGAGCAGAGAGagtacaagaagaaaaaagcccAGAAGAAGGTCCTGAGGATGAAGGAACTGGagcaagagagggaggaacAAAAGTCAAAGTGGCAAACGTTCAACAACAAAGCCTACTCAAAGAACAAGAAAGGACAggtataaatattttttccatagAGGCCTGAATTTATTAAAGAGTGTTGGATAACCCATGGTGCTGTGGACAATGATTATTTACTGAAGATGTCTCCTTCCTTCCGCTGTCTAGCATCAAAATTTAcaaatttggtttaaaaaaagtcaagctAAAGTGTAAATTCACATTCATATTCTAatcaatattatataatatttgatttaaaaaaacctgaatgtTGGCAGACATC is drawn from Anoplopoma fimbria isolate UVic2021 breed Golden Eagle Sablefish chromosome 6, Afim_UVic_2022, whole genome shotgun sequence and contains these coding sequences:
- the smndc1 gene encoding survival of motor neuron-related-splicing factor 30, coding for MSDDLMKQLSSYKAQLQQVEVALSTDQENEDLLKLQKDLQEVIDLTKDLLTSQPTESSSSTNGSDTVPLKHGWKVGDSCLAVWNQDGQVYEAEIEEIDRENGTAAVTFAGYGNAEVIPLQNLKAVEEGKRSNEDGSLKPKSKKEQIAEQREYKKKKAQKKVLRMKELEQEREEQKSKWQTFNNKAYSKNKKGQVKRSIFASPESVNGKVGVGTCGIADKPMTQYHDTSKYNVRHLMPQ